One window of Staphylococcus chromogenes genomic DNA carries:
- the ntdP gene encoding nucleoside tri-diphosphate phosphatase, with translation MVKSCIPKEGDTIKIQSYKHDGNIHRVWSETTILKGTDHVIIGGNDHTLVTESDGRTWITREPAIVYFHAEYWFNVICMFREDGVYYYCNLSSPFACDEEALKYIDYDLDIKVYPNGKYHLLDEDEYEQHMNQMNYPKDIDVILRRNVDILQQWIEHKKGPFAPDFIKVWRNRFQKLRNSI, from the coding sequence GTGGTTAAATCATGTATTCCTAAAGAAGGCGACACAATAAAAATACAGTCTTATAAGCACGATGGCAATATCCATCGCGTTTGGTCTGAAACAACAATATTAAAAGGAACAGATCATGTCATTATTGGGGGCAATGATCACACATTGGTCACGGAAAGTGATGGCCGAACATGGATTACGCGTGAGCCAGCAATTGTCTATTTTCATGCGGAGTATTGGTTTAATGTCATTTGTATGTTCAGAGAAGACGGTGTGTACTACTATTGTAACTTGTCATCACCATTTGCTTGTGATGAAGAAGCCTTAAAATATATCGATTATGATCTAGATATTAAAGTGTATCCAAACGGCAAATATCATTTATTGGATGAGGATGAATATGAACAACATATGAATCAAATGAATTATCCTAAAGATATTGATGTTATTTTAAGAAGAAACGTTGATATTTTACAACAATGGATAGAACATAAAAAAGGTCCATTTGCGCCAGATTTTATCAAAGTTTGGCGAAACAGATTTCAAAAGCTGAGAAACAGTATTTAA
- a CDS encoding ABC transporter ATP-binding protein — protein sequence MIRRYLEFVKPYKWLIFGTIIVGILKFGIPLLIPLLIKYVIDDVINNGALSMSDKYSHLLFAMGIAAFIFIIVRPPIEFLRQYMAQWTSNKILYDIRKKLYSHLQALSARFYANNKAGEVISRVINDVEQTKDFIMTGLMNIWLDCITIIIALSVMFFLDVKLTVAAIVILPFYILTVYFFFGRLRALTRQRSQKLAETQGFLHERVNGMSVIKSFAIEENEAKNFDKRNSNFLQKAFKHTRWNAYSFSAINTVTDIGPLIVIGFGAYLAISGSVTVGTLAAFVSYLEQLYGPLRRLVSSFTTLTQSFASMDRVFQLFDEPYDIKNTEQAKAIPIQQGNIEIRHVSFKYNQNERDILKDINLNIHHGETVAFVGMSGGGKSTLISLIPRFYDVTKGEILIDQHNIKDFETGSLRRQIGLVQQDNILFSDTVKENILLGRPDASDSDVIEAAKKANAHDFIMALPHGYDTEVGERGVKLSGGQKQRLSIARIFLNDPPILILDEATSALDLESEAIIQEALNILSKDRTTLIVAHRLSTITHADKIVVIENGEIVEMGAHQELMAQQGAYQRLYNIQNL from the coding sequence GTGATAAGACGTTATTTAGAATTTGTAAAGCCATATAAATGGTTGATATTTGGGACAATCATTGTTGGAATATTAAAATTTGGTATTCCATTATTGATACCGTTATTAATTAAATATGTGATTGATGACGTCATTAATAACGGCGCATTAAGTATGTCAGACAAATATTCTCATTTGCTGTTTGCTATGGGGATTGCCGCATTTATATTTATCATTGTGCGTCCGCCTATTGAATTTTTAAGACAGTACATGGCGCAATGGACAAGTAATAAAATTCTTTATGATATTCGTAAAAAGTTATATAGTCATTTACAAGCTTTAAGTGCACGGTTTTATGCTAATAATAAAGCGGGTGAAGTGATTTCACGAGTCATTAATGATGTCGAGCAAACAAAAGATTTTATTATGACCGGTTTAATGAATATTTGGCTAGATTGTATTACGATTATTATCGCGTTATCCGTGATGTTTTTCTTAGATGTGAAACTGACTGTAGCAGCCATTGTCATTTTACCGTTTTATATTTTAACTGTTTACTTTTTCTTTGGACGTTTGCGTGCCTTAACCCGTCAACGTTCACAAAAGCTAGCGGAAACCCAAGGCTTTTTACATGAACGTGTAAATGGGATGTCCGTGATTAAAAGTTTTGCAATTGAAGAGAATGAAGCGAAAAATTTTGATAAACGTAATTCTAATTTTTTACAAAAAGCATTTAAACATACGCGATGGAATGCCTATTCATTTTCAGCAATTAATACAGTGACTGATATTGGGCCATTAATTGTAATTGGATTTGGCGCGTACCTCGCTATTTCAGGTTCTGTCACTGTCGGAACGTTAGCTGCGTTTGTCAGCTATTTAGAACAACTTTATGGACCTTTGCGTCGTCTCGTTTCCTCATTCACTACGTTGACGCAAAGTTTTGCCTCAATGGATCGTGTATTTCAATTATTTGATGAACCCTATGATATTAAAAATACTGAACAGGCAAAAGCGATACCGATACAACAAGGTAATATTGAAATTCGTCATGTTTCGTTTAAATACAATCAAAATGAGCGTGACATTTTAAAAGACATCAACTTAAATATTCATCACGGTGAAACAGTGGCATTTGTGGGTATGAGTGGTGGAGGTAAATCTACGTTAATTAGCTTGATACCACGATTTTATGATGTTACGAAAGGTGAAATATTAATTGATCAACATAATATTAAGGACTTTGAAACAGGAAGTTTACGTCGTCAAATTGGTTTAGTTCAGCAAGATAACATTTTATTTTCTGATACAGTAAAGGAAAATATTTTGTTAGGACGTCCCGATGCCTCAGATAGTGACGTTATTGAAGCGGCTAAAAAGGCTAATGCTCATGATTTTATTATGGCATTACCCCATGGCTATGATACGGAAGTTGGGGAACGTGGAGTCAAATTGTCAGGTGGACAAAAACAACGTCTCTCAATCGCACGTATTTTCCTAAACGATCCTCCAATTTTGATTTTAGATGAAGCAACGAGTGCACTTGATTTGGAAAGTGAAGCTATCATTCAAGAAGCATTGAATATTCTAAGTAAAGACCGAACAACTTTAATCGTCGCGCACCGTCTTTCTACAATAACGCATGCAGATAAAATTGTCGTCATCGAAAATGGGGAAATTGTTGAAATGGGTGCCCATCAAGAATTAATGGCACAACAAGGTGCTTATCAACGCCTTTACAATATCCAAAACTTATAA
- a CDS encoding FMN-binding glutamate synthase family protein, with protein sequence MTFLTILQLIVNIIIVGLLIFALIAIIGFLIFDRKQKQHSVLRNYPVLARVRYFLESIGPELRQYLFLNDNEDQPFSRDQYQHIVLAGKYNDRKTSFGSELNYDEGFFLNNAMFPTQLSELALDNKHLISTFVYDIQRESLFSRKERIQASDIEPYFLHPSHYIKFGTDLKHPYYAKRLVGQSAMSFGALGSHAITALSKGLGHSGTWMNTGEGGLSTYHLKGDADIIFQIGPGLFGVRNKEGGFSKSEFLKKAENPRIKMFEIKLAQGAKTRGGHIEGHKVTEEVAKIRNVTPFETINSPNRFEFIDHPKALLEWVNELRQLSQKPVGFKIVVGNRNEVNTLVKTMVELNLFPDFITVDGGEGGTGATFQELQDGVGLPLFTALPIVDGILKANGVRDRVKIFASGKLVTPDKIAIALALGADLVNVARGMMISVGCIMSRQCHKNTCPVGVATTDPKKEKALVIEEKEYRVANYVTSLHEGLFNIAAAVGVTSPTEIGPEHVTLKHKRGDIQTIQDYQLKLIQ encoded by the coding sequence ATGACATTTTTAACGATTTTGCAACTGATTGTTAACATCATCATTGTGGGTCTACTCATATTTGCACTCATTGCGATTATTGGGTTTTTAATATTTGACCGAAAACAGAAACAACATAGTGTTTTGCGAAATTATCCAGTATTGGCAAGAGTACGGTATTTCTTGGAAAGTATTGGACCTGAACTTCGACAATATTTATTTTTAAATGATAATGAAGATCAACCTTTTTCGAGAGATCAATATCAACATATTGTACTTGCGGGTAAATATAATGATCGCAAAACAAGTTTTGGATCTGAATTGAATTACGATGAAGGTTTTTTTCTCAATAATGCGATGTTTCCAACACAACTTTCTGAGCTTGCGCTAGATAACAAACACCTTATTTCGACTTTTGTATACGACATTCAAAGAGAATCACTATTTTCTAGAAAAGAACGCATCCAAGCTTCAGATATTGAACCTTACTTCTTACATCCGTCGCATTATATTAAGTTTGGAACGGATTTAAAACATCCGTATTATGCGAAGCGCTTAGTAGGTCAATCTGCTATGAGCTTTGGTGCACTAGGGAGTCACGCAATTACTGCACTTTCAAAAGGATTGGGTCATTCGGGAACATGGATGAATACGGGTGAAGGTGGATTGAGTACGTACCATCTAAAAGGGGACGCTGATATCATTTTTCAAATTGGCCCTGGATTATTTGGTGTACGTAATAAAGAAGGGGGCTTTAGTAAATCTGAGTTTTTGAAAAAAGCAGAAAATCCTAGAATAAAAATGTTTGAAATCAAACTTGCCCAAGGCGCTAAAACGCGTGGGGGTCATATTGAAGGGCATAAAGTTACTGAAGAAGTCGCGAAAATTAGAAATGTCACACCGTTTGAGACGATTAATTCACCTAACCGGTTCGAATTTATTGACCATCCTAAAGCTTTATTAGAATGGGTTAACGAATTAAGACAATTGAGTCAAAAACCAGTTGGCTTTAAAATTGTGGTGGGTAATCGGAATGAAGTGAATACGCTCGTTAAAACAATGGTAGAACTCAACCTCTTTCCAGACTTTATTACAGTGGACGGAGGAGAAGGAGGCACAGGAGCAACTTTTCAGGAACTACAAGATGGTGTGGGGTTACCTTTATTTACGGCACTGCCTATCGTGGATGGAATTTTAAAAGCAAATGGTGTCCGAGATAGAGTTAAAATATTTGCTTCGGGTAAACTCGTGACCCCTGATAAAATTGCTATTGCCCTTGCACTTGGTGCTGATTTAGTCAACGTTGCACGTGGAATGATGATTAGTGTGGGATGTATCATGAGCCGCCAATGTCATAAAAACACTTGTCCTGTGGGAGTGGCAACAACAGACCCTAAAAAGGAAAAGGCCCTCGTGATAGAAGAAAAAGAATATCGTGTCGCCAATTACGTCACTTCTTTACATGAAGGGTTATTTAATATTGCAGCGGCAGTCGGAGTCACAAGTCCTACTGAAATTGGCCCAGAACATGTCACATTGAAACACAAAAGAGGAGATATTCAAACGATACAGGATTATCAACTTAAATTAATTCAATAA
- a CDS encoding FUSC family protein — protein sequence MKLGARILKTGIAIILAISIASLLPSDAGMITVAGIAAVVAMQPSVYRTLKTIVDQFQGNVIGAILAIVMVSIFGKNIIIMGATVILLIAILFKLKIEHVATLATVTALIIMGQHSGSFYWSAFYRFILVMIGVLSSFIVNMTFLPPKFETKIYYNSLNITTDIFKWFNLVLNDVTEFNYVKQDLESLRQRVVKLEQLFEFYKEERSLTKKYARAQTRKKILFKEIVLSTRDAYDVLKRMNRYQNDMLNLSESLFLQIKLEVDELSQFHEQILISITKKAKFDNPDFQSRITNPLKKDLLTAYQEEFKSNSTNSTDINTNVIHIIAALEEYRYNLEHLNRLRISYFKYHSNDPDIDIIKEDFDL from the coding sequence TTGAAATTAGGTGCGAGAATATTAAAAACAGGAATCGCCATTATACTTGCGATTTCTATCGCTTCCTTATTACCTTCTGATGCAGGGATGATTACTGTTGCCGGAATTGCTGCTGTAGTCGCCATGCAGCCGAGTGTATATCGTACTTTAAAAACCATCGTCGATCAATTTCAAGGCAATGTTATAGGTGCTATTTTAGCTATCGTTATGGTCTCCATCTTTGGTAAGAATATTATCATCATGGGGGCGACGGTGATATTACTCATTGCGATTTTATTTAAATTGAAAATTGAGCATGTGGCTACATTAGCGACTGTTACTGCACTTATTATTATGGGACAGCATAGTGGTTCATTTTATTGGTCTGCGTTTTACCGTTTTATCTTAGTCATGATTGGTGTTTTGAGCTCATTCATAGTGAATATGACATTTTTACCTCCAAAATTTGAAACTAAAATTTACTATAATTCACTCAATATTACGACGGATATTTTTAAATGGTTCAACTTAGTGCTTAATGACGTCACCGAGTTCAATTACGTCAAACAAGATTTAGAGAGTTTGCGCCAACGCGTTGTAAAACTAGAGCAATTGTTTGAGTTTTATAAAGAAGAACGCTCATTAACGAAAAAATATGCCCGTGCACAAACTCGTAAGAAAATTTTATTCAAAGAAATCGTACTCTCAACAAGAGATGCCTACGATGTACTTAAACGCATGAATCGTTATCAAAATGACATGCTTAATTTAAGTGAGTCTCTCTTTCTACAGATAAAATTAGAAGTCGATGAATTATCACAGTTTCATGAGCAGATTCTAATAAGTATCACCAAAAAAGCAAAATTTGATAATCCAGATTTTCAAAGTCGTATCACAAATCCCCTCAAAAAAGATTTATTAACCGCCTATCAAGAAGAATTTAAATCAAATTCTACAAACTCAACGGATATAAATACAAATGTGATACACATAATTGCCGCTTTAGAAGAATATCGATATAATCTTGAACATTTGAATCGTTTACGTATTAGCTACTTTAAATATCATTCAAACGATCCAGATATCGATATTATTAAAGAAGACTTTGATTTATAA
- a CDS encoding glutamate-1-semialdehyde 2,1-aminomutase, which translates to MNFSKSENLQNQSNEYILGGVNSPSRSYKAVGGGAPVVMKKGQGAYLYDVDGNKYIDYLQAYGPIITGHAHPHITQAIQEQAALGVLFGTPTELEIEFARKLRAAIPSLEKMRFVNSGTEAVMTTIRVARAYTNRNKIIKFAGCYHGHSDLVLVAAGSGPSQLGSPDSAGVPKSVAQEVITVPFNNIDAFKEAMAHWGDQVAGVLVEPIVGNFGMVEPQPGFLEAVNEITHEYGGLVIYDEVITAFRFHYGAAQDLLGVYPDLTAFGKIVGGGLPIGGYGGRQDIMEQVAPLGPAYQAGTMAGNPLSMKAGIALLEVLEKEGVYEKLNQLGARLEEGLQASIDKYQIKATINRVRGALTVYFTDEKVTHYDQADQSDGEQFAKFFKLMLQQGINLAPSKYEAWFLTTEHTEEDIDQTLKAADYAFQQLASK; encoded by the coding sequence ATGAATTTTTCTAAAAGCGAAAACTTGCAAAATCAATCTAACGAATATATTTTAGGCGGCGTGAATTCTCCATCACGTTCTTACAAAGCAGTGGGTGGCGGTGCACCTGTTGTTATGAAAAAAGGGCAAGGAGCCTATTTATATGATGTAGATGGGAATAAATATATCGACTATTTACAAGCTTATGGCCCTATTATTACTGGGCACGCACATCCTCATATCACTCAAGCCATTCAAGAACAAGCCGCATTAGGCGTATTATTTGGAACACCAACTGAACTTGAAATTGAATTCGCACGAAAACTGCGAGCAGCTATTCCATCTCTTGAAAAAATGCGTTTTGTTAATTCTGGAACAGAAGCTGTCATGACAACAATTCGTGTGGCACGTGCTTATACGAACAGAAATAAAATCATCAAATTTGCAGGCTGTTATCACGGGCATTCAGATTTAGTCCTTGTCGCTGCAGGTAGTGGCCCTTCACAACTTGGCTCACCAGATTCTGCAGGAGTTCCAAAAAGTGTAGCACAAGAAGTCATCACTGTACCTTTTAATAATATTGATGCGTTTAAAGAAGCGATGGCTCACTGGGGTGACCAAGTTGCAGGTGTGCTTGTTGAACCTATAGTAGGTAACTTTGGTATGGTTGAACCGCAACCTGGTTTTCTAGAAGCAGTCAATGAAATTACACATGAATACGGTGGCTTAGTGATTTATGATGAAGTCATTACTGCTTTCCGCTTCCATTATGGTGCAGCTCAAGATTTACTAGGCGTATATCCTGATTTAACTGCCTTTGGTAAAATTGTGGGTGGCGGATTACCTATTGGTGGTTATGGCGGACGCCAGGATATTATGGAACAAGTTGCCCCGTTAGGCCCTGCCTATCAAGCCGGAACAATGGCAGGTAACCCCCTCTCTATGAAAGCAGGTATTGCTTTATTAGAAGTTTTAGAAAAAGAGGGTGTATATGAAAAATTAAATCAATTAGGTGCACGTCTTGAAGAAGGTCTCCAAGCTTCTATTGATAAATATCAAATTAAAGCTACAATTAATCGCGTGCGTGGCGCCTTAACGGTCTATTTTACCGACGAAAAAGTGACGCATTACGACCAAGCTGACCAATCAGACGGAGAACAATTTGCGAAATTCTTTAAATTGATGTTACAACAAGGCATTAACCTTGCTCCTTCAAAATATGAAGCGTGGTTCTTAACAACTGAACATACAGAAGAAGATATCGACCAAACATTGAAAGCTGCAGATTATGCATTTCAGCAATTAGCTAGCAAATAA
- the bcp gene encoding thioredoxin-dependent thiol peroxidase has translation MLTNGDQFPDFKLENQNGEVITKSSLKGQKAILYFYPRDNTPTCTTEACDFRDHLSYFNDLDVKVYGISGDSKRKHQNFIEKHQLNFDLLVDEDYQLSKATGVYQLKKTFGKETMGIVRTTFIIDEEGKVMDVIEKVKVKSQMDQLKSILQG, from the coding sequence ATGTTAACAAATGGCGATCAATTTCCGGATTTTAAATTAGAAAATCAAAATGGTGAAGTCATCACTAAATCTTCATTAAAAGGTCAAAAGGCCATTCTTTATTTTTATCCTAGAGATAACACTCCGACTTGTACAACTGAAGCTTGCGATTTTAGAGATCATCTTTCGTATTTTAATGATTTGGATGTAAAAGTCTATGGCATTAGCGGAGATTCAAAACGTAAACATCAAAATTTTATCGAAAAACATCAACTCAATTTTGATTTACTTGTAGATGAAGATTATCAACTTTCGAAAGCGACAGGGGTATATCAGCTGAAAAAGACATTTGGTAAAGAAACAATGGGCATCGTACGCACAACATTCATTATTGATGAAGAAGGTAAAGTGATGGATGTCATTGAAAAAGTCAAAGTGAAGTCGCAAATGGATCAACTAAAATCAATTCTTCAGGGGTGA
- a CDS encoding phosphoglycerate dehydrogenase, with translation MRVVSLMCLGYQEQRLQETFPNVDFEFYKHPSYLPESSLKEMDILMTYHKEVDASFIDKAKNLKWLMWFATGVNTLPFDALRKRNIQVTNAKGVHAQQLTEFLFAYILDDYKEMKETYEEQLSKIYNHKRTTASIAGETILFLGTGVIPKRAAQIAQVFGMKTLGLNTNGHAVEGFDETYPLSERTGIYAKANIVVNVLPETEETTFLLQKSDFDKMNTRTLFINIGRGTVVKENVLVQALKEKNIRKAYLDVYENEPLTDESGLYELDNVVMTSHITGNAQYNKTKATDIFINNLQSVLNNEGLIENVVDLNKGY, from the coding sequence ATGCGTGTTGTAAGTTTAATGTGTTTAGGATATCAAGAACAACGCTTGCAAGAAACTTTTCCTAATGTTGATTTTGAATTTTATAAACATCCATCATATTTACCAGAGAGTTCCTTAAAAGAGATGGACATATTAATGACTTATCATAAAGAAGTGGATGCGTCATTTATTGATAAAGCGAAAAATTTAAAATGGTTAATGTGGTTTGCGACAGGTGTTAATACATTACCTTTTGATGCATTGCGTAAAAGAAATATTCAAGTTACAAATGCGAAAGGCGTTCATGCACAGCAACTGACTGAATTTCTATTTGCATATATCTTAGATGACTATAAAGAAATGAAGGAAACTTATGAAGAGCAATTATCCAAAATCTATAATCATAAAAGAACCACAGCATCGATAGCTGGGGAAACCATTTTATTTTTAGGAACAGGCGTCATTCCAAAACGCGCCGCTCAAATTGCACAAGTGTTTGGTATGAAAACACTTGGTTTAAACACAAATGGACACGCAGTTGAAGGCTTTGATGAAACGTATCCATTAAGTGAAAGAACAGGAATTTATGCTAAAGCAAATATTGTGGTTAATGTATTACCCGAAACTGAAGAGACAACATTCCTCTTACAAAAAAGTGATTTTGACAAAATGAATACACGAACACTTTTTATCAATATAGGAAGGGGAACAGTTGTAAAGGAAAATGTCCTTGTGCAAGCTTTAAAAGAAAAAAATATTCGTAAAGCCTATTTAGACGTTTATGAAAATGAGCCACTCACAGATGAGTCAGGTTTGTATGAACTAGACAATGTAGTGATGACGAGTCACATTACCGGAAATGCGCAATATAATAAAACTAAAGCCACAGATATCTTTATCAATAATTTACAGAGTGTTCTCAATAACGAAGGGCTAATTGAGAATGTTGTAGACTTAAATAAAGGATATTAA
- the perR gene encoding peroxide-responsive transcriptional repressor PerR, with translation MAAEMETYEHQLNDSIASLREAGVRITPQRQAILNFLIRSKSHPTADEIYQSLSPDFPNISVATIYNNLKVFKKTGIVKELTYGDASSRFDFDTQNHYHVICEKCGKIVDFHYPSLHEIEQLAQHVTDFNITHHRMEIYGICRECKEAEDKT, from the coding sequence ATGGCTGCAGAAATGGAAACTTATGAACATCAGTTGAATGATTCTATCGCTTCATTAAGAGAAGCCGGAGTTCGTATTACACCTCAAAGACAAGCAATTTTAAACTTTTTGATTCGTTCAAAATCACATCCAACTGCTGATGAAATTTATCAATCATTATCACCTGATTTTCCTAACATAAGTGTGGCAACAATTTATAATAACCTCAAAGTTTTTAAGAAAACGGGTATTGTAAAAGAGCTGACGTATGGGGATGCTTCTAGTCGTTTTGATTTTGACACGCAAAACCATTATCATGTGATCTGCGAAAAGTGCGGTAAAATTGTAGATTTCCATTATCCTTCCTTACATGAAATTGAACAGCTTGCGCAACACGTGACAGATTTTAATATTACGCATCATCGTATGGAAATATATGGAATATGTCGGGAATGTAAAGAAGCAGAAGATAAAACTTAA